Proteins found in one Miscanthus floridulus cultivar M001 chromosome 4, ASM1932011v1, whole genome shotgun sequence genomic segment:
- the LOC136549309 gene encoding flavin-containing monooxygenase FMO GS-OX-like 8 encodes MVSMSSKKVCVIGAGVSGLASARELLREGHDVTVMEQSSSVGGQWLYDPSTDGGDPLDAAGAHSSMHATVRLISPRELTCFSDFPFFPSNDGTGDARRYPGHAAFLRYIRDFCDAFGLMDVVRLNTKVLHVGLAAPSAADDGGVKRTVRWSSRHGDREGEVVTTEEVFNAIVVAVGQYTQPRLPTITGMDKWSRRQLHSHWYRVPDSFHGEVVVVVGFHESGKDTALELSRVAMEVHVSVKSMEGVAPGVSKAVSRHHNLHLHLQVECLCDDGQVMFADGSCVVADSIIYCTGYELSFPFLDTGGLVTVDDDRVGPLFEHTFPPALAPSLSFVGLPRLVLVPLFYEVQARWVAQVLSGRRQLPSSEEMMRSAEEYHHAREKASVPRRLSHAIFFDFEYCDEFGEKHCGFPRMPEWKRDLLWSAVARMRDDDMETYRDSYHDDSDLVLEGLCSEGWLPWTPQEEVGQDEDDGVPELATTTDTATQTCCMHIRSSRDVLGNKYRS; translated from the exons ATGGTGTCGATGTCATCCAAGAAGGTGTGCGTGATCGGCGCCGGCGTCTCGGGGCTGGCTTCTGCCCGCGAGCTGCTCCGCGAGGGCCATGACGTGACGGTCATGGAGCAGAGCAGCAGCGTCGGCGGGCAGTGGCTGTACGACCCGAGCACCGACGGCGGCGACCCCCTCGACGCGGCCGGCGCGCACAGCAGCATGCACGCCACCGTCCGGCTCATCAGCCCAAGGGAGCTCACGTGCTTCTCCgacttccccttcttccccagcAACGACGGCACCGGCGACGCCCGGCGGTACCCGGGGCACGCGGCGTTCCTGAGGTACATCAGGGACTTCTGCGACGCGTTCGGGCTCATGGACGTCGTCAGGCTCAACACCAAGGTCCTGCACGTCGGCCTGGCGGCGCCGAGCGCCGCTGACGACGGCGGCGTGAAGCGGACTGTGAGGTGGTCCTCGAGACATGGTGACCGTGAGGGCGAGGTGGTCACCACGGAGGAGGTGTTCAACGCCATCGTGGTCGCCGTCGGCCAATACACCCAGCCAAGGCTTCCAACCATCACCG GCATGGACAAGTGGAGCAGGAGGCAGCTGCACTCCCACTGGTACCGAGTCCCGGACTCCTTCCACGGCGAGGTGGTGGTGGTCGTGGGCTTCCATGAGAGCGGCAAGGACACCGCGCTGGAGCTCTCCAGGGTGGCGATGGAGGTGCACGTCAGCGTCAAGTCCATGGAGGGCGTCGCTCCCGGCGTGTCCAAGGCTGTGTCAAGGCACCACAACCTGCACCTGCACCTCCAGGTGGAGTGCTTGTGCGACGATGGGCAGGTAATGTTCGCCGACGGCTCGTGTGTCGTCGCCGACTCCATCATCTACTGCACTGGGTACGAATTGTCGTTCCCGTTCCTGGACACGGGCGGGCTGGTCACCGTCGACGACGACCGCGTCGGCCCCCTATTCGAGCACACCTTCCCGCCGGCGCTGGCGCCGTCGCTCTCCTTCGTGGGGTTGCCCAGGCTGGTGCTGGTGCCGCTGTTCTACGAGGTGCAGGCGAGGTGGGTGGCGCAGGTGCTGTCCGGCCGGAGGCAGCTGCCGTCGTCGGAGGAGATGATGCGCTCCGCCGAGGAGTACCACCACGCCAGGGAGAAGGCCAGCGTGCCCAGGCGCCTCTCGCATGCCATATTCTTCGACTTCGAGTACTGCGACGAGTTCGGGGAGAAGCACTGCGGCTTCCCGCGGATGCCGGAGTGGAAGAGGGACCTCCTGTGGTCGGCTGTCGCACGCATGAGGGACGACGACATGGAGACCTACCGTGACAGCTACCACGACGACAGCGACCTAGTCCTGGAGGGCCTGTGCTCAGAGGGCTGGCTGCCTTGGACACCACAAGAGGAGGTCGGCCAAGATGAAGACGACGGCGTACCAGAGCTAGCCACAACCACCGACACGGCGACACAGACTTGTTGCATGCATATTCGATCTAGTCGTGACGTTTTGGGAAACAAGTACAGATCATAG
- the LOC136549308 gene encoding probable inactive purple acid phosphatase 2: MSPENPHLRFLLFLAVAAVAAGGPAAGTTLTASRSGHQIKIRWTGLPAPDGLDYVGIYSPPSSGDRDFLGYLFLNGSASWRGGSGELSLPRLPTLRAPYHFRLFRWPANEYSYHHIDHDRNPLPHGKHRVAISADVSVGDPARPEQVHLAFADGIDEMRVLFVCGDRGKRVVRYGLQKEDEKEWREVGTDVSTYEQKHMCDWPANSSVAWRDPGFVFDGLMKGLEPGRRYFYKVGSDTGGWSEIYSFISRDSEASETNAFLFGDMGTYVPYNTYIRTPDESLATVKWILRDIEALGDKPAFISHIGDISYARGYSWVWDHFFSQIEPIAANTPYHVCIGNHEYDWPSQPWKPWWATYGKDGGGECGIPYSVKFRMPGNSILPTGNGGPDTRNLYYSFDSGVVHFVYMSTETNFVEGSDQYNFLKADLEKVNRSRTPFIVFQGHRPMYTSSDETRDAALKQQMLQHLEPLLVTYNVTLALWGHVHRYERFCPMKNFQCVNTSSSFQYSGAPVHLVIGMGGQDWQPIWQPRPDHPDVPIFPQPERSMYRGGEFGYTRLVATREKLTLTYVGNHDGQVHDMVEIFSGLVSSNSSVAEAVDDTKHGTGVSTVRKISPLYLEIGGSVMLALLLGFSFGFLIRRKKEAAQWTPVKNEES, encoded by the exons ATGTCCCCCGAAAACCCCCACCTccgtttcctcctcttcctcgccgTCGCGGCCGTCGCTGCCGGCGGGCCTGCGGCGGGCACCACCCTTACCGCGTCCCGCTCCGGCCACCAGATCAAGATCCGCTGGACGGGCCTCCCGGCCCCGGACGGCCTTGACTACGTTGGCATCTACTCGCCGCCGTCCTCCGGCGACCGCGACTTCCTCGGCTACCTCTTCCTCAACGGCTCCGCCTCCTGGCGCGGCGGCTCGGGGGAGCTTTCCCTCCCGCGCCTTCCCACCCTCCGCGCGCCCTACCACTTCCGCCTCTTCCGCTGGCCCGCCAACGAGTACTCCTACCACCACATCGACCACGACCGGAACCCGCTCCCCCACGGCAAGCACCGCGTCGCCATCTCCGCCGACGTCTCCGTCGGCGACCCCGCGCGCCCCGAGCAGGTGCACCTCGCGTTCGCAGATGGGATCGACGAGATGCGGGTCCTGTTCGTGTGCGGCGACCGCGGGAAGAGGGTCGTCAGGTACGGGCTGCAGAAGGAGGACGAGAAGGAGTGGAGGGAGGTGGGCACGGATGTGAGCACGTACGAGCAGAAGCACATGTGCGATTGGCCGGCGAACAGCAGCGTCGCCTGGAGGGATCCGGGATTCGTCTTCGACGGCCTCATGAAGGGATTGGAGCCCGGAAGGAGGTATTTTTACAAG GTTGGTAGTGACACTGGAGGATGGAGTGAGATATACAGCTTTATTTCACGTGATAGTGAAGCCAGTGAGACCAACGCATTTCTGTTTGGTGACATGGGAACTTATGTGCCTTATAACACCTACATTCGCACACCAGATGAGAGCTTGGCCACTGTAAAGTGGATCCTCCGTGATATTGAAGCCCTTGGGGATAAACCTGCCTTCATTTCACACATTGGGGACATCAGCTATGCTAGAGGTTATTCTTGGGTATGGGATCATTTCTTCAGCCAGATTGAGCCTATTGCTGCCAATACCCCATACCATGTCTGTATAGGAAATCATGAGTACGATTGGCCATCACAACCTTGGAAACCATGGTGGGCTACATATGGAAAGGACGGTGGGGGCGAATGTGGGATACCGTATAGCGTCAAGTTCAGAATGCCTGGCAATTCTATCCTGCCTACTGGTAATGGTGGCCCAGACACCAGGAATCTTTATTACTCCTTTGATTCAGGTGTGGTGCATTTCGTCTACATGTCAaccgaaacaaattttgttgagGGCAGTGATCAGTACAACTTCTTGAAAGCGGACCTTGAGAAGGTGAACCGAAGCAGAACACCATTTATTGTTTTTCAGGGCCACCGCCCCATGTACACCTCAAGTGATGAAACCAGGGACGCAGCCTTGAAACAGCAGATGCTCCAGCATTTGGAACCACTGCTGGTAACATACAACGTGACCCTTGCACTATGGGGACATGTCCACAGGTATGAGAGGTTCTGCCCGATGAAGAACTTCCAATGTGTCAACACTTCATCAAGCTTCCAATACTCTGGTGCTCCTGTGCATCTTGTGATTGGGATGGGTGGGCAAGACTGGCAACCCATATGGCAACCGAGGCCTGATCACCCAGACGTCCCCATCTTTCCACAGCCTGAGAGGTCCATGTACCGTGGCGGTGAGTTTGGATACACAAGGCTTGTAGCAACAAGGGAGAAGctaacattaacctatgtggggAACCATGATGGGCAAGTCCATGATATGGTGGAGATATTTTCCGGCCTGGTATCTAGTAACAGTAGTGTTGCTGAGGCGGTGGATGATACTAAACATGGCACAGGAGTCAGCACCGTGCGAAAAATATCTCCGTTGTACTTGGAAATCGGAGGCAGTGTAATGCTTGCACTGCTCCTGGGGTTTTCCTTTGGATTTCTTATCAGGAGAAAGAAAGAAGCTGCACAGTGGACTCCAGTAAAGAACGAGGAATCATAA
- the LOC136550710 gene encoding uncharacterized protein, which produces MAAEPSTPKYLNWSEYSVQFSRKDQWTSMTNVGHYPLVLGPTIASMTVPKVLIDGSVGLNIIFADMLKKIGLDFTSLLTPTDIPFYEIVPGKAALPLGWITLPIMFGTPNNFRMEFIQFEVADFKSSYHAIFGRPALAKFMVVPHYPYLLLKMPSPNGVLSFRGDLKRSYDYDTKVV; this is translated from the coding sequence ATGGCGGCAGAACCTTCAACACCAAAGTACCTTAATTGGTCCGAGTACTCGGTCCAGTTTTCCAGGAAAGATCAATGGACTAGCATGACTAACGTCGGCCACTACCCGCTCGTCCTAGGTCCAACAATAGCTAGCATGACAGTTCCCAAGGTCCTGATCGACGGCAGTGTAGGATTGAACATAATATTTGCagacatgctcaagaagataGGCCTAGATTTTACAAGCCTACTCACTCCCACTGACATCCCTTTCTACGAGATAGTACCTGGCAAGGCTGCCTTGCCACTCGGATGGATCACACTCCCGATAATGTTTGGTACCCCAAACAATTTCCGAATGGAGTTCATCCAGTTCGAGGTAGCTGACTTCAAATCATCATACCATGCTATCTTTGGTCGACCCgctttggccaagttcatggttgtaccacaTTACCCGTACCTCTTGCTCAAGATGCCAAGTCCTAATGGTGTACTCTCCTTTCGAGGTGACCTCAAGCGCTCATATGACTACGACACAAAAGTCGTCTAG